From a region of the Saccharomycodes ludwigii strain NBRC 1722 chromosome VII, whole genome shotgun sequence genome:
- the YLH47 gene encoding Ylh47p (similar to Saccharomyces cerevisiae YPR125W | YLH47 | Yeast LETM1 Homolog of 47 kD) has translation MIKYTNRLLVISAQATSTLYRNSPCIVARGIPYRYNSTSTKKNEPSKIQQIIEKNNADNAAAAAASGTVSTAVSTNSAAPAATNAATTTTTATTVTTTSNTASIKPSLWTRVKREARHYLDGTKLLGLEMKISSKLLFKMSLGYELTRREMLQLKRTTGDVLRLFPFAAFVIIPFAELLLPIALKIFPNLLPSTYESSVDKEKKLANLRKTRTLVTSIIKENKQHFKPNNITQEQKQVFNQFYQHVRATGKPESREQLIQVARLFSDDTVLDNLTRPYLIAIAKYMNLQPFGTDVMLRYRIRYKLLQLKKDDIQIQYEGVSSLNSTELRMACANRGIKILNVSDDVLRENLKVWLAMRIKDKIPSTLLLMATAYNYGDLVQTTLYNSLCDVLSGVPDELYHEVKINVVGTPKETSAKSKMTHLKEQEEIMNEEVEQEKGTVVKVRDELSLDAVDKQANATNDKQK, from the coding sequence ATGATAAAATACACCAATAGATTGCTTGTGATTTCAGCCCAAGCAACCTCTACATTATATAGAAATTCACCATGTATTGTTGCACGTGGTATACCGTACCGTTACAATTCCACTAGTACCAAAAAGAATGAACCTAGTAAGATTCAAcaaataattgaaaaaaataacgcTGATAacgctgctgctgctgctgcttcCGGTACTGTTTCCACCGCTGTCTCTACTAACTCCGCTGCACCAGCTGCTACTAACGCAGCTACCACCACTACTACTGCAACAACTGTTACCACTACCTCTAATACTGCAAGCATTAAACCATCCCTATGGACACGTGTCAAACGTGAGGCCAGACACTATTTAGACGGTACTAAATTGTTGGGTttagaaatgaaaatttctTCTAAATTGTTGTTCAAGATGTCTCTGGGTTACGAATTAACCAGAAGGGAAATGCtacaattaaaaagaacTACTGGCGATGTTTTGAGACTATTCCCGTTTGCTGCTTTTGTCATCATACCATTTGCTGAACTATTGTTACCGATtgctttgaaaatatttccaaACTTGTTACCAAGTACTTATGAAAGCAGTGTTGAtaaggaaaagaaattggCTAACTTGAGAAAAACTCGGACTTTGGTTACTTCCATTATTAAGGAAAACAAACAACATTTCAAACCAAACAATATTACACAAGAACAAAAGCAAGTGTTTAATCAATTCTATCAACACGTTAGAGCTACAGGTAAGCCCGAGTCTCGTGAACAATTGATTCAAGTTGCTAGATTGTTCAGCGATGATACTGTTTTAGACAATTTGACTAGACCTTACTTAATTGCTATTGCTAAATATATGAATTTACAACCCTTTGGTACTGACGTCATGTTGCGTTATAGAATCCGTTACAAGTTGTTACAATTGAAGAAGGATGACATTCAAATCCAATACGAAGGTGTTTCTTCTTTGAACTCAACTGAACTAAGAATGGCTTGTGCAAACAGAggtattaaaattttaaatgtcAGCGATGATGTTTTAAGAGAAAACTTGAAAGTCTGGTTAGCTATGAGAATTAAAGATAAGATTCCATCCACCCTATTGTTAATGGCTACTGCTTATAATTATGGTGATCTAGTTCAAACTACTTTATATAACTCGTTATGTGATGTTTTAAGCGGTGTTCCTGATGAATTGTACCATGAGGTTAAAATCAACGTTGTTGGTACACCAAAGGAAACCAGTGCCAAATCTAAAATGACCCACTTGAAAGAACAAGAAGAGATTATGAACGAGGAAGTGGAACAAGAAAAGGGTACAGTTGTTAAAGTTCGTGATGAGTTGAGTTTGGATGCTGTTGATAAGCAAGCTAATGCCACTAatgataaacaaaaatag
- the ANT1 gene encoding Ant1p (similar to Saccharomyces cerevisiae YPR128C | ANT1 | Adenine Nucleotide Transporter) produces MSSLENAITGALAGALANSLVYPLDVIKTILQTQLKQKEESQKEKKNNVTTTANDSETQNQSEEYKPVQSNKTSRRYPQFKSSLECLLYIYKHEGFHGLYRGYNFSIISGIIQSFNYWFIYTTIRKYYYNRKLKYATNISGKNGLNSLEELLLGIISGSFSSVVTVPIGTIATSQKTKGLDCDSNDTTTNINTGIFEEIKDIYNRNGGKLTNFYKGLKVSLILSCNPAITFAVFQKLQKILLSSISDDKNTLPLLDTSVKLPPLYNFICGVISKMCSTIITQPLIISKVLLQKSNSQFQTFFEVLQYLIRNEGILSLWKGVHLQLLKGVLVQGLVFMYKGELGKLVLTLRRLLVQQQRRRRVGTKVTFCRIGVI; encoded by the coding sequence ATGTCTTCGCTTGAAAATGCTATCACTGGTGCATTAGCTGGTGCTTTGGCCAATAGTTTAGTCTACCCATTGGATGTaattaaaactattttACAAACTCAACTAAAGCAAAAAGAAGAGagtcaaaaagaaaagaaaaataatgtcACCACTACTGCTAATGATTCTGAAACACAAAACCAGAGTGAAGAATACAAGCCAGTACAATCAAATAAGACAAGTAGAAGATATCCTCAATTTAAATCCTCTTTAGAATGTTTgttatacatatataagCATGAAGGTTTCCATGGTTTATATAGAGGCTATAATTTTAGTATTATATCTGGAATAATTCAAAGTTTCAACTATTGGTTTATTTATACTACTataagaaaatattactacaatagaaaattaaaatatgcCACCAATATCAGCGGTAAAAATGGGTTAAATTCTTTAGAGGAGTTGTTATTAGGAATCATCTCTGGCTCGTTTTCTTCAGTAGTCACAGTTCCAATAGGCACCATCGCAACTAGTCAGAAAACAAAAGGTTTGGATTGTGACAGCAACGATACCACAACTAACATTAACACAGGTATAtttgaagaaattaaagatatatataatcgAAACGGTGGGAAATTGACTAACTTCTACAAAGGTTTAAAAGTTAGTTTGATACTATCCTGTAACCCGGCAATTACCTTTGcagtttttcaaaaattgcaaaaaatattgcttTCCTCCATCAGTGATGATAAGAATACCCTTCCATTATTGGATACAAGTGTCAAACTACCCCCATtatacaattttatttgcGGTGTTATCAGTAAAATGTGTTCTACAATAATCACACAGCCATTGATTATAAGTAAAGTTCTCTTGCAAAAATCCAATTCACAATTTCAAACGTTTTTTGAGGTTTTACAATATTTAATCAGAAATGAGGGTATTTTATCCCTATGGAAAGGAGTCCATCTGCAATTGTTAAAAGGGGTTTTAGTACAAGGTTTGGTATTCATGTATAAGGGAGAATTGGGTAAATTGGTTTTAACTTTAAGAAGATTGCTTGTGCAGCAACAACGTAGAAGAAGGGTAGGTACCAAAGTGACTTTTTGTAGAATTGGTGTTATCTGA
- the SCD6 gene encoding Scd6p (similar to Saccharomyces cerevisiae YPR129W | SCD6 | Suppressor of Clathrin Deficiency) — translation MSQYIGKTISLISAKDSRYVGLLQGIDSEKGIVTLSQVRCFGTEGRKNWGPEEVYPHPNVYETVTFNGNDVKDLNILDVPLHEVQPVLPPVPLQQQQQQQQQQQQQQQQQQQQFLSPQNIQNPNGPVVPPAVSGYGVYAPSEEERQKQLQKEKEDEAKKINEQMEEKTKAVTSDPTTDTTTSTTSDYNNSRSRYGNHNHNHNYNKFQHNKIDIPAEDFDFERSNAKFIKNNGEKDQELDIQETEDKTSGSGGDDPSVNSEENISFYDKKSSFFDSISTSTDKNTNMRWNEERQLNMDTFGQSRIFRGGHRGGYRGGHYNNNNGGRGGGRRYYNNNTRGRGGYNRGGFNNRGGQSGYYNNNNHNHNHNNRYTNNNNNSNVNTNNDSNISQPPQKIEF, via the coding sequence ATGTCTCAATATATTGGGAAAACTATATCTTTAATCTCAGCAAAGGATAGCCGTTATGTTGGGTTATTACAAGGTATAGATTCAGAGAAAGGGATAGTTACACTATCTCAAGTTAGATGTTTTGGTACGGAGGGCAGAAAAAACTGGGGTCCAGAAGAAGTTTACCCACATCCCAACGTTTATGAAACTGTTACTTTTAATGGGAATGATGttaaagatttaaataTCTTGGATGTTCCATTGCATGAGGTTCAACCGGTCCTACCACCTGTACCACtgcaacaacagcaacaacaacaacaacaacaacaacaacaacaacaacaacaacaacaacagttTTTATCGCcacaaaatattcaaaatcCCAACGGCCCGGTAGTTCCTCCCGCTGTTTCAGGATACGGAGTATATGCACCTAGTGAAGAGGAAAGACAAAAACAGCtgcaaaaagaaaaagaagatgaagcaaaaaaaataaatgaacaAATGGAAGAAAAAACCAAGGCGGTTACTTCGGACCCAACCACTGACACCACTACATCCACTACTTCTGattacaacaacagcagATCTAGATACGGTAACCATAATCATAACCATAACTACAATAAGTTTCAACACAACAAAATCGATATACCAGCTGAggattttgattttgaaagaaGTAACGCGAAATTCATCAAAAACAACGGTGAAAAAGACCAAGAACTTGATATTCAGGAAACAGAAGATAAGACAAGTGGCAGTGGTGGTGATGATCCTTCCGTCAATAGTGAAGAAAACATCTCATTCTATGACAAAAAATCGTCCTTTTTTGATTCAATTTCCACATCTACtgataaaaataccaatatGAGATGGAATGAAGAACGTCAATTAAATATGGACACTTTTGGACAGTCAAGAATTTTTAGAGGTGGTCATCGTGGTGGTTATCGTGGAGGGcattataacaataataatggcgGTAGAGGTGGTGGTCGTCgctattataataataacacacGTGGCAGAGGAGGATATAACCGTGGTGGGTTCAATAACAGAGGTGGACAAAGCggttattataataataacaatcataatcataatcataataacagatatactaataataataataatagcaatgttaatactaataacgACAGCAACATTTCCCAGCCACcacaaaaaattgaattttga
- the NAT3 gene encoding peptide alpha-N-acetyltransferase complex B subunit NAT3 (similar to Saccharomyces cerevisiae YPR131C | NAT3 | N-terminal AcetylTransferase), with protein MTSIQPFEATDLFDLQPVNLDPLTENFPLEFYFEYLILWPTLFFKSVENEYNKDKKTNTPVTSGYIMGKTEGKKSEWHSHITAVTVSKNYRRLSIASKYLCVPFAKISDFNSKAYFVDLFVKCNNALAIKMYENLGYSIYRRVVGYYGDGSNNSLKNIDDDNDAYDMRLALSSDPDGKSIRRNGKEVRCLPNDVRF; from the coding sequence ATGACCTCAATCCAACCATTTGAAGCAACcgatttatttgatttgcAACCAGTAAATTTGGATCCATTGACAGAAAACTTTCCACTtgagttttattttgaatatttaattCTATGGccaactttattttttaagaGTGTTGAAAACGAATACaacaaagataaaaagaCAAATACTCCTGTTACTAGTGGATACATAATGGGAAAGACAGAGGGCAAAAAGTCGGAATGGCATTCTCATATAACAGCAGTGACTGTTTCCAAGAATTATCGCCGTTTATCAATTGcttcaaaatatttgtgTGTTCCATTTGCTAAAATTAGCGATTTCAATAGTAAAGCttattttgttgatttGTTTGTTAAATGTAACAACGCTTTAGCTATTAAAATGTATGAAAATTTGGGGTATAGCATATATAGAAGGGTTGTTGGATATTATGGAGATGGGTCAAACAATTCcttgaaaaatattgacGATGATAACGATGCGTATGACATGAGGTTGGCTCTATCTAGTGATCCTGATGGTAAAAGTATCAGAAGGAATGGTAAAGAGGTCCGATGTCTGCCCAACGATGTTAGGTTTTAa
- a CDS encoding uncharacterized protein (similar to Saccharomyces cerevisiae YGR117C | putative protein of unknown function) — protein sequence MTNNVRDNSEVNADITLLTNKLIARYLIKHKYESTFNKFITETGLSQKMVLNEDFNEMEDRLGYHTEDLETMVSERVQFKAYKKSVATSTCSTENGSLGTVNDEQNVLNKISLPHWKYDRRPVISTDLSSKINSLVIAVFSDENFLIVSTSNRKIYIYSIDHENTAKAGNYHLLQEIKTTSVVKFIQKIDTTSDNGEKKTLFLFCELDGNITVIKNFAPDLEYKSVKLDKNIRMISTFLIFVDAENELMCLVSCLNKTVKAFQIKMNESEIKCNLIRELNLLTNCSTINIVQPKKEEEEEEEEKEKGKSSGDNNLLIYLTRLESTQIYVYDLKFVLKYKISLNNAQFSTHSFTVTDLIFFNTKDDNTAVAKVNNITIIKPQTKMLISTSHVPYMRLLLVEATANNLDSLSSDIPIYYNMILENFKTEIYQDSFSTNMLVWDSDCNGCLLGCDSGLYSIDLSNRCEVVPLTSNTENIKSRVKSLYYDDSNNRILVSYANKELYVLSS from the coding sequence atgacaaaCAACGTTAGGGACAACTCAGAAGTTAATGCTGACATAACTCTGTtaacaaacaaattaatTGCAAGATACTTAATCAAACATAAGTACGAATCTACTTTTAATAAGTTTATAACAGAGACAGGTCTCTCACAAAAAATGGTTTTAAATGAGGATTTTAATGAAATGGAAGACCGGTTGGGATATCACACTGAAGATTTGGAAACCATGGTATCAGAACGTGTTCAGTTTAAAGCctacaaaaaaagtgtTGCAACCTCAACCTGTTCTACTGAAAATGGTTCGTTAGGGACTGTTAACGATGAACAGAACGTCTTGAACAAAATATCTCTACCGCATTGGAAATATGATCGAAGGCCTGTTATCTCTACCGATTTGTcatcaaaaattaattctttGGTTATTGCAGTTTTTTCAGATGAAAATTTCTTAATTGTAAGTACAAGCAACcgtaaaatatatatatattccatCGATCATGAAAATACTGCAAAAGCTGGCAATTATCATTTGCTTCAGGAAATTAAAACCACAAGCGTGGTCAAGTTCATCCAAAAAATTGACACAACCTCTGATAATggcgaaaaaaaaacattgtttttattttgtgaATTAGATGGTAATATAactgttattaaaaattttgcaCCTGACTTGGAGTATAAGAGCGTCAAGTTGGATAAAAACATCAGAATGATTTctacatttttaatattcgTTGATGCTGAAAATGAATTAATGTGTTTAGTTAGTTGTCTAAATAAAACGGTTAAAGCATTCCAAATTAAAATGAATGAATCAGAAATCAAATGCAATTTAATTAGAGAATTAAACTTGTTAACTAATTGCAGCACGATAAATATCGTACAACCAAagaaggaagaagaagaagaagaagaagaaaaagaaaaaggcaAGAGCAGTGGTGATAATAATCtgttgatttatttaactAGATTAGAAAGTACCCAAATATACGTCtatgatttaaaatttgtcctgaaatacaaaatatctttaaatAATGCACAGTTTAGTACTCATTCATTTACTGTCACAgatttaatctttttcaaCACAAAAGATGATAATACCGCGGTGGCCAAAGTAAACAATATCACCATAATCAAACCTCAAACCAAAATGTTAATATCAACATCACATGTTCCCTATATGAGGTTGTTACTAGTAGAAGCAACTGCGAACAACTTAGATAGTCTCAGTAGTGATATCccaatatattataatatgaTATTGGagaattttaaaacagaAATATACCAAGATTCCTTTTCTACTAATATGTTGGTTTGGGATTCCGACTGCAACGGATGCTTATTGGGTTGCGATTCTGGACTTTACAGTATTGATTTATCAAATAGATGCGAGGTTGTTCCTCTCACTAGTAACactgaaaatattaagaGTAGAGTTAAGTCATTGTATTATGatgatagtaataatagaatATTAGTGTCATACGCCAATAAGGAATTATATGTGTTGTCTTCGTGA
- a CDS encoding 40S ribosomal protein uS12 (similar to Saccharomyces cerevisiae YPR132W | RPS23B | Ribosomal Protein of the Small subunit (paralog of YGR118W | RPS23A)), with translation MGKGKPRGLNSARKLRVHRRNNRWAEQSYKKRLLGTAFKSSPFGGSSHAKGIVLEKIGIESKQPNSAIRKCVRVQLIKNGKKVTAFVPNDGCLNYVDENDEVLLAGFGRKGKAKGDIPGVRFKVVKVSGVSLLALWKEKKEKPRA, from the exons ATGGGTAAAGGTAAGCCAAGAGGTTTGAATTCCGCTAGAAAGTTACGTGTCCACAGAAGAAACAA TCGTTGGGCCGAACAATCTTATAAGAAGAGATTATTGGGTACTGCCTTCAAATCTTCTCCATTTGGTGGTTCTTCTCACGCTAAAGGTATTGTTTTGGAAAAGATTGGTATTGAATCTAAACAACCAAACTCTGCTATTAGAAAGTGTGTCAGAGTTCAATTGATCAAGAACGGTAAGAAAGTTACTGCCTTTGTTCCAAATGATGGTTGTTTGAACTACGTCGATGAAAATGACGAAGTTTTGTTGGCTGGTTTCGGTAGAAAAGGTAAGGCTAAGGGTGATATTCCAGGTGTTAGATTTAAGGTTGTTAAAGTCTCTGGTGTTTCCTTGTTGGCTTTGTGGaaggaaaagaaggaaaagcCAAGAGCTTAA
- the SPN1 gene encoding transcription factor SPN1 (similar to Saccharomyces cerevisiae YPR133C | SPN1 | Suppresses Postrecruitment functions gene Number 1) has translation MDKQEEKENQDALIPHQKEKGIQETTSASVPLQEENEQEPVVSEKNVEEDKPLKQEEIEQEDNKEVGQEDNNELEQEDNKATEQEDHKEEEQQVLPENRRRKHIDAGNSDDENGDYPDSTTKNALQHKISDEINISNVTLLDEKETKRKELEDRMARALKSKSGGFRRRRRDEENLEEYLDEKILRLKDEMNIAAQKDIETIDERMNMQSNMSNNDDKTIKPAMEKIRLLPKVESVLSKVKLADTILDNNLLQSIRIWLEPLPDGSLPSFEIQKILFNAIDQLPIKTEHLKESGLGKVIIFYTKSSRVEPKLKRKAEKLVAEWTRPIIGASDNYRDKRILKMDFDMEKFKRKSATTLKQKLNKPNGNKKQKTNEDVEKAETLYEQAAKRKGRAAIPAQSTADYKYAPVSNIDSASTSHHHNIRSSGVGSSLNNNELYKRINNKLSKKKRS, from the coding sequence atGGATAAACAggaagagaaagaaaatcaaGATGCATTAATACCAcatcaaaaagaaaaaggaattCAAGAGACTACCTCTGCATCAGTACCACTACAAGAGGAAAATGAACAAGAACCAGTGGTGTCTGAAAAGAATGTCGAGGAAGATAAACCAttaaaacaagaagaaaTCGAACAAGAAGACAACAAAGAAGTCGGGCAAGAAGACAACAACGAACTTGAGCAAGAAGACAACAAGGCAACTGAACAAGAGGACCACAAAGAAGAGGAACAACAAGTACTACCGGAAAATAGAAGACGAAAGCATATAGATGCAGGAAACTCGgatgatgaaaatggaGACTACCCTGATTCTACAACGAAAAACGCCCTTCAACATAAAATAAGTGACGAGATTAACATTTCCAATGTAACCTTATTGGATGAGAAAGAGACCAAACGTAAAGAATTGGAGGATAGGATGGCTAGAGCATTGAAGTCCAAAAGTGGTGGGTTTcgtagaagaagaagagatGAAGAAAACTTGGAAGAATATTTGGATGAAAAAATCCTAAGGCTAAAAGATGAGATGAATATAGCCGCACAAAAGGATATTGAAACTATTGACGAAAGAATGAATATGCAGAGCAATATGtctaataatgatgataaaacaataaaaccTGCCATGGAGAAAATCAGGTTATTACCTAAAGTTGAATCTGTATTAAGCAAAGTTAAATTGGCAGACACTATTTTAGATAATAACCTATTACAAAGTATTAGAATATGGCTAGAGCCCTTGCCTGATGGATCATTGCCCTCCTttgaaattcaaaaaattttgtttaatgcAATCGACCAATTACCTATTAAGACCGAACATTTAAAGGAAAGTGGTCTAGGCAAGgtgattatattttatactAAATCCAGTAGGGTTGAAcctaaattgaaaagaaaagctgAAAAATTAGTTGCTGAATGGACAAGACCGATTATTGGTGCCAGTGATAATTATCGTGATAAGcgtattttgaaaatggaTTTTGATATggaaaaattcaaaagaaAGAGTGCCACAACTTTGAAgcaaaaattgaataaaccAAAcggtaataaaaaacaaaaaactaACGAGGATGTGGAAAAGGCTGAAACTTTATACGAACAGGCTGCCAAAAGAAAAGGCAGAGCTGCAATCCCAGCACAAAGTACTGCCGACTATAAATATGCCCCTGTTAGTAATATAGATTCTGCTTCCACTAGCCATCATCACAATATCAGAAGCAGTGGTGTTGGATCTtctttgaataataatgaattatataaaaggattaataataaattatccaAGAAGAAGAGATCATAA
- the TOM5 gene encoding Tom5p (similar to Saccharomyces cerevisiae YPR133W-A | TOM5 | Translocase of the Outer Mitochondrial membrane), whose protein sequence is MFGFPGQQPSEEEKKLHEAQTNQTLQNAAIGAALLWVSPIHNCDTNNRRLNSSKNKLFKEISFKINQKWKLNDNIIRNTDFSNPYKNLWYLTHYFIGLSIDGNDIMLYFNKSPNDNVNVVVPKEDVSTLNNGAIPRNPNKSTFNETAELLYTSQGEEL, encoded by the exons ATGTTTGGATTTCCAGGTCAGCAACCATCTGAAGAGGAGAAGAAATTACATGAAGCTCAAACCAACCAAACTTTGCAAAATGCTGCTATCGGTGCTGCTTTATTGTGGGTTAGTCCAATC CACAATTGTGATACAAACAATAGAAGGTTGAATTCAAGCAAAAACAAgttatttaaagaaatatcctttaaaataaaccaaaaatggaaattgaatgataatattattagaaatacAGACTTTTCTAACCCATATAAAAATCTATGGTATTTAActcattattttattggatTGTCAATAGACGGCAATGATATTATGTTATATTTCAACAAATCGCCCAATGACAATGTGAATGTGGTAGTACCCAAAGAAGATGTTTCTACCCTTAATAATGGTGCCATCCCTCGTAATCCTAATAAGTCTACCTTTAATGAAACTGCAGAATTATTATACACGTCACAGGGGGAAGAATTATAA
- the NUP57 gene encoding FG-nucleoporin NUP57 (similar to Saccharomyces cerevisiae YGR119C | NUP57 | NUclear Pore): protein MFSFSGNNNANNNNTAPNTGFSFGGGNNANTATANNNNAFSFGNNSNAPAGTSINSSTTGGLFGNKPASTGGLFGNNNAATGNTAGGGLFGNNNAATNNTAGGGLFGNNNAATNNTVGGGLFGNNNTTTNNGTSGGLFGNKPASSGGLFNNNNATINSGTGGGLFGNNNATTNNGTSGGLFSNKPASSGGLFAGNNVSNSNTTDGLFGTNRNANAVPTTGNLFNGSTTANNNISLFGKTTQPSFAWTQGSTNQQVQQQQAQQLQLQQQAQQQQQQQQQQQQQLNGLSTTYPKQIQDKLLKLQDSWSPASSESKFKTFVYNKLDQPTPLYHIQLSKPSDIITQDEWDKALMKRPGASNVNAIGNSNDNSNIASTTTIHNNISNIHGGNGPTSGIAPSTHNDVDYYVPVLITSPQQLQERIALQVQTVAQYRTIMNNLIYEQHLSSLKDKHDLDTSVRIIKSLQFLKTLESRLWKLNCAIKLIVEKTKNDHRFLVVEEEKEKGEQEEEGAQRKKQLEQGNYTKNKNAALNMFNQHEILPGFGNTDKFTDADNKLTKKIIPLDESITNLVKETEDPSSLGKITSGEYWARISILKERCKIAIEKYDTLLNNEKFIESSVTDNNEDSIESKNKGSGTNNNNNNFDKLVSVLSVQQEGICYLDKVLQSDLNGI from the coding sequence atgttttccttttctggcaacaacaacgccaacaacaacaacactGCACCAAATACAGGATTCTCATTTGGTGGGGGTAACAACGCAAATACTGCAACtgctaacaataataatgcatTTTCATTTGGTAATAACTCTAATGCACCAGCAGGTACTTCCATAAATTCCTCCACTACTGGTGGGTTGTTTGGCAACAAACCAGCTTCTACCGGTGGATTATTTGGTAACAACAATGCTGCCACAGGTAATACCGCTGGTGGAGGATTGTttggtaataacaatgcTGCTACAAATAATACCGCTGGTGGAGGATTGTTTGGTAACAACAATGCTGCTACAAATAATACCGTTGGTGGAGGATTATTCGGTAACAACAATACTACTACAAATAATGGCACTAGCGGAGGATTATTTGGTAATAAGCCAGCTTCAAGTGGTGGActctttaataataacaatgctACTATAAATAGTGGCACTGGTGGAGGATTATTCGGTAATAACAATGCTACTACAAATAATGGCACTAGTGGTGGATTATTTAGTAATAAGCCAGCTTCAAGCGGTGGGTTATTTGCTGGAAATAATGTTTCTAATTCCAACACTACAGATGGGCTATTTGGAACTAATAGAAATGCTAACGCAGTCCCTACTACTGGTAACTTGTTTAATGGGAGCACCACtgccaacaataatatatcaCTATTTGGTAAAACGACCCAACCATCATTTGCTTGGACGCAGGGATCTACTAATCAACAAGtccaacaacaacaagcCCAACAACTACAGCTACAACAGCAAGcccaacaacaacaacaacaacagcaacagcaacagcaacaattGAATGGCTTATCTACAACGTATCCTAAACAAATACAAGACAAATTACTTAAATTACAAGATTCATGGTCACCTGCCTCTTCTGAGTCTAAATTCAaaacttttgtttataataaattagaCCAACCGACCCCTTTATATCATATACAATTGAGTAAACCTAGCGATATAATTACACAAGATGAATGGGACAAAGCATTAATGAAAAGACCGGGGGCATCAAACGTTAATGCAATTGGGAATTCTAATGATAATTCCAATATTGCTTCTACTACTACCATtcacaataatattagtaatattCATGGTGGTAATGGTCCGACTAGTGGCATAGCTCCATCAACTCATAATGATGTTGATTATTACGTTCCGGTGCTAATTACCTCACCACAGCAACTGCAAGAACGTATTGCATTACAAGTTCAAACAGTTGCTCAATACAGAACAATTatgaataatttaatatatgaACAGCATTTAAGTTCATTAAAGGATAAACATGACTTAGATACCTCTGTACGTATTATTAAAAGCCTgcaatttttgaaaacattGGAGTCAAGATTGTGGAAATTGAACTGTGCTATTAAACttattgttgaaaaaacaaagaacgATCATAGATTCTTGGTAGTagaagaagagaaagaaaaaggggAACAAGAAGAGGAAGGAGCGCaacgaaaaaaacaattagaACAAGGTAATTACACTAAAAACAAGAATGCAGCTTTGAATATGTTCAATCAACATGAAATTCTTCCAGGATTTGGTAATACTGATAAATTCACCGATGcagataataaattaactaaaaaaatcattccTTTGGATGAATCTATCACCAACCTAGTTAAAGAAACTGAAGATCCTTCCAGTTTGGGGAAAATAACGTCAGGCGAGTATTGGGCAAGAATatctattttaaaagaacgTTGTAAGATTGCTATTGAGAAATACGACACATTGCTAAACAACGAAAAGTTCATTGAAAGCAGCGttactgataataatgaggATTCAATTGAATCAAAGAATAAAGGAAGTGgtaccaacaacaacaacaataacttTGATAAACTTGTATCCGTTTTAAGTGTTCAGCAAGAAGGGATATGCTATTTAGACAAGGTATTACAATCTGATCTTAACGGCATTTGA